The Halomonas qaidamensis genome includes the window ATCATGCTATGGAAGGCATCTAGCGCGATACCATCACCAGTAGGAGCATCTTCAAGAGCAGGGCTAAGCGTGCGTTGCCAGTAGGTCTGAATTTTTTCTAGCTGATGACGAGCCTCATGGTGCTCATCAAGGGGGATGCTTTGTTCCAACGCGGCACTGTATAACCGCTGATCGAAGCGTGCCACTAATGTTTCGAGCTGTTCTACGCTGTTGAGCCGCTCTTCATTCGTCTCTTGTGGGCCATACTCGACGCGCTGCAATGCTCCCATAATCTGGTAGGCGTTCATGCGTAAAGACCCAGCAACGTTAATGGCAGCAGCATCGCCACGGGTACTGTTGGACATTGCCATGGTTAGGGTGATGCTAATTAGTGTCATCCCGCTAATTGCTAACAGAGACGCAATAATGCGAGCTACGAGGGAGCGTTGCAGTAATTTCATGACGGTTTCGAAAACGCACAAGTGCTAGAAAAGTGTGGCATTGACTGGCTCTCGATATGGGGGCTATTACTTTGGGGTTAGCCCGTCTACCTCCGATGCTTTTTGACCTAAACCCGGCATTTAACGACAATTCTGGCACGTCTTCTGATGTCTTCATACCCTCGCCGGGAAACACCATGCTTTCACCTACGCCACCTTCGTCACTGAAGACATCAAAAGAGCCAGTCAATGGCTACCAGATGCTGGTAGCCATGCTATTGATGCCGCTGGCCAGCGCGTTAGCGGTAGCCAGCTGGACACTGTATACCCTGCTCGCTATTCATCCTGTCTACGTGCTGTTACCGCTGGGTAGCGGTGCCCTATTGGCCTGGCCTGCATGGCGGTTGGCTCGCCGCAACAGCACGTGCCGCCTGATGCAATGGCTGCTGTTGGGGCTGGCGCTGGTGCTCATTGGGTTTGGGGTGGCCAATCAACCTGGTGAATTTCTGCTGGTAGGAGGGGGGTTAGGGGTGGGAGGTGCTGTTATTGCCACTGGCATCGCCCATGCCAACGGTTGGATGCCTGGCTGCCTGAAATGCTTATTAATAGGACTCTTCCTGGCCATCGCGGCAGGCGTGGGATTTTCTTTACGCATGGAACCCTTAGTGGTTCAAGCCTATGGTTGGCGGGCCGCACCTCTGAGCCTGCTCATTCCATTAATCATGATAATGCTGCTGTTATGGCTGTTTGTCGAGTCACCTGAATAATGCCATCAACTCATTTAACCAACTAACGATAAGGCGCTTTTTATGACCATAGCGACATTTTCCGATCTACTGCAAGAAGCGCGTCAGCAAGCGAAGCCCCAGCGGTTGCTATTTGTGTTCGTTCACGCTGAGCTGCCCGATTTTCCTGATGCTGAACAGCGTCGCCGTTTCGAACAGGGCGAGGGCGGTGTGCTGGTGCCTGTCGTCTGCGTGGACAAGTCGATAGATGAACTGAGCAGTATGGCGGCGTTGGTTGAGGAGTCTCGGCGTACTGGGTTTGAATGGGATTTGGTATTTGCGGCGGCCATGGACGACCCTGCCGATGATGCCGACGTTGAACGTCAGCTTCAGCGAATGACCGAGTCGTTACAAATGGGCAACATTACCTCGTTCATTGCTTTCGATCATCAGGGCGATGCCGTTAACGTTGGCTGAGGATGTTCCGTGGAGCACTATTTTGTCATCAAGCATCTGCATGTCACGGCTGCGGTGTTGAGTATTACGCTTTTTGTCGTGCGCGCATGGTGGTCAGTGCGAGAAAGCCCTCGGCTCAACGCGCGCTGGGTTAGGGTGCTGCCCCATCTCATCGATACTGCTCTGTTGGGGCTGGGGGTCACCTTACTCATGCTGCTCTCTGTATGGCCCTGGCAGCTTCCTTGGCTTGGCGCCAAACTGCTGGCATTACTGGCGTATATCGGTATTGGTACCTTTGCGATTAAACGTGGGAAAACACCCCAAGCGCGTGCGGTTGCCGCCCTGGTAGCTATCGTTTTATTTGCCTATATGGTGGGGGCCGTTATTCGCCACAGCCCACTTTCCTGGTTAGCGTGACGTTATCCGCGCCTCTCCTGATGCATATCAGGGTTAAGCGCCCTCACAGTGCTTAGCATCGAACTCTGTCGTTTACATAGACCCCTGTGGTGTTCGCCATTGATTCCTTTATGTAGGAGTGCGTTTAGTGTCATTGCTACCGTTTGCTGTTCCAAGGCCATCTGCAGTGCTGCCGCTACCGATAAACCTTGAACATTTGATTCGTCTTCTTGATCCGAAGGTGCCTTTTATTATCAAGCAGCGTGTGGTCGAGTCTTTACTTAACCATACGTTTGCTGAGCCTCTTCAAGAAGGGGAGTTCGATGTTTTAGAAGGGCGGCGTATTACGCTAGCCATTGCCGATTTAGGGATAGCGCTCAGCTTGACGCTGGAAGCCCAGCGTTTGGTCGTGTGCCGTGAACTTGGCGAGGCAATTATTCGTGGTGGCTGGCGCGAATTTTTGTGTCTGGCGACGCGTCGCGAAGACCCCGATAGCCTGTTTTTTCAGCGCCGTTTAGTCATTGAAGGCGATACGGAGCTGGGACTGACGCTGAAGAACCTACTTGATGGACGTGAAGAGAGTTTCGCCCAAGGGCGCTTGGGGGAGGTGTTAATAGGGCTAGAGAGGTTTGCGCGCAGGGCATAATGTCATCGTCTCCAGCCTCGCTGGATGTTTAATAGGTGGCCTCGGTCCTTCGCCAAGGCCACTTGTTATCAAGCCGCGTCGAGGGGACGTGAGGGGCCGAAGTGCTCAAAGTGGCGGCGGTCTGCGCTAATGCCCAGCTCAGCCAGCGCACTATTAATGGCGGTCATGAAACCCTGGGGGCCAACAAAATAGCAGCGTGCCATAGGCCCAGGCAGGTAGTCGGCTAATAAGGAGCGGTCAATACGTCCGTTATGATCGGCACGGTTTCCGCGTTCATGAATAGTGACCGCCTGAAAACGTTGGGGGTAGGCCGCTTTTAAAGCGTCAAGCTCGCCATTGAAAGCGTGGTGATCGACGTCTAGGGCAGCGTGTAAATAGACAACCTGGCGCCCTAGCGCCAGCGCATGGCGTGCTATGGGTAGCAGGGGTGTTTGACCGACGCCTCCGCTGGCAAGCAGCAGCGGTTCGTCACCTTCTACCAGCGTCAAATCACCTGCGGGGGGAAGCAGCTCTAGGCTATCGCCTAGTTGCAGGACATCGTGGAAATGACGGCTGGCTTGCCCCTCTGCTTCGCGTTTAATCGAGATGCGATAGCTCCGACCATTGGGAATATCCGATAGGCTGTAATGCCGATAGACCTGCTCACCGTTGATGGTCAGGCGCACGCCGATATATTGGCCAGGCTCATGGTCAGCCACGCTGCCACCATCTTCGGGTTCCAGAATAAACGAGCGAATTAAGATGCTCTCCTGCTGGGTGCTGGCAATCTTAAACCGGCGTGTGCCCCGCCAGCCGCCGGGTCGTTGCTCGAACTCACGGTAACGCTGGTCTTCAAGATCGATTAAAAGAGCAGCGAGTTCGTTATAAAGTGCTCCCCACGCATCGGCAATGGCGGGGGTAACGGCATCGCCAAGGACATCACCAATGGCTGCTAATAAGCATTCACCCACAATGGGGTACTGCTCTGGAAGAATACCCAAAGAAACATGTTTACTGACCACAACGGCCAACGTGGCGCGTGCTTGAGCAGGGTTATTGCGTAGTTTTACATAGGCCAATACCGCGTTAGCTAAGGCGCGTGGCTGGCCTCCGCTTTGCTGATGAGTCTCATTAAAGAGCGGTTTGACCTCAGGGTAGCGGGTAAACATTAACGGATAAAAATGCTGAGTAATGGCGTCCAGATGTTCTGCAACTATGGGCGCCGTCGCATTAATCAGCTTTGCCTGTTCAAGTGTTAGCACGGGTAATACCTCTTTTCTTTAAGATGCTTTATAAATGCATCTTAAGGTCTAGAAGGGATAAATGCCACCTGTGTCGCCAAAAGATGCATTTTTGATACCTGTCATGGTTTTTGAAGATTGCAAAGCGCACAATGCTATTTCCAAGTAATTCAGTCGGGATTCTGCCATGCCAACGATTACCTCATCCCAGCCAGCCTCCACGTGTAAGCAGCTCCCCTTGGTGCGACTGGCGTTTCGTCCTTTCTTCCTACTGGCCGCGCTGTTTAGCGTGCTATCTCTGCTGGTGTGGTTAGCTTTTTGGCACGGCAATATGTTGTTA containing:
- the hmpA gene encoding NO-inducible flavohemoprotein, whose translation is MLTLEQAKLINATAPIVAEHLDAITQHFYPLMFTRYPEVKPLFNETHQQSGGQPRALANAVLAYVKLRNNPAQARATLAVVVSKHVSLGILPEQYPIVGECLLAAIGDVLGDAVTPAIADAWGALYNELAALLIDLEDQRYREFEQRPGGWRGTRRFKIASTQQESILIRSFILEPEDGGSVADHEPGQYIGVRLTINGEQVYRHYSLSDIPNGRSYRISIKREAEGQASRHFHDVLQLGDSLELLPPAGDLTLVEGDEPLLLASGGVGQTPLLPIARHALALGRQVVYLHAALDVDHHAFNGELDALKAAYPQRFQAVTIHERGNRADHNGRIDRSLLADYLPGPMARCYFVGPQGFMTAINSALAELGISADRRHFEHFGPSRPLDAA
- the ubiT gene encoding ubiquinone anaerobic biosynthesis accessory factor UbiT, encoding MSLLPFAVPRPSAVLPLPINLEHLIRLLDPKVPFIIKQRVVESLLNHTFAEPLQEGEFDVLEGRRITLAIADLGIALSLTLEAQRLVVCRELGEAIIRGGWREFLCLATRREDPDSLFFQRRLVIEGDTELGLTLKNLLDGREESFAQGRLGEVLIGLERFARRA
- a CDS encoding SirB2 family protein; protein product: MEHYFVIKHLHVTAAVLSITLFVVRAWWSVRESPRLNARWVRVLPHLIDTALLGLGVTLLMLLSVWPWQLPWLGAKLLALLAYIGIGTFAIKRGKTPQARAVAALVAIVLFAYMVGAVIRHSPLSWLA
- a CDS encoding ribonucleotide reductase subunit alpha gives rise to the protein MTIATFSDLLQEARQQAKPQRLLFVFVHAELPDFPDAEQRRRFEQGEGGVLVPVVCVDKSIDELSSMAALVEESRRTGFEWDLVFAAAMDDPADDADVERQLQRMTESLQMGNITSFIAFDHQGDAVNVG